In Flavivirga abyssicola, the following are encoded in one genomic region:
- a CDS encoding type IIL restriction-modification enzyme MmeI, with amino-acid sequence MQPLFTENFLSHYLIDFKLSNVPKIRLARNIIEGLILELKSGKLESLKEEEFKTRFLNEFFGDVLGFNYGNSNFWTLSEEVKTKVDGTKVDGALGFFGKNKKSSDVRAVIEIKDANKNLDVKQNRKDSKSAVSQAFEYASKMGGQCKWIIVSNFKEVRFYSNFQGKYQVFFLEDLSDENKLKELLFLFHKDRFIKKDNISSTEQLYKISSLELKENEKSIHIVDEIYSSLKRFEGLKYIDPNYLATIKPFNILNEHVWHYSDNKLLTINPKIHALFKHLDFEDGKIKISDELKKELENEKVIEYEDKIYSFIRFLNHSQIIEISCIEDYNKVILRRSHVLGFSHKHFFRLSDKDGFTKSIDILKYKSCDCISCNFKSFDFKHLLSKLKIAQNKDECITLEYAYGNYLVSANNYKNAYNIYKSLCEKIKGKEGCEIEYFLAKLNMKYLHNLVWEDKKLKDSIEIKEEIRSIDLNRILYEEIEYSINYDVRNYLLKIKDENLLLSVKDKVEELVDKIANLRKHYDNGNDGYMGSNYFHDLASEYYNLQLHLNKNRIIYNVFYKYKLLTAKVFKGLIDSYLTKGNGLSSFNSFYLLEFITNINPTEFQKLLSKVDFLDVNEGCDKKIISSITNLLKSYFEDGLFANSPYKNRILEEYLIDLQFSDRYISLVANSFTLLSKITISKSLFEPLSKVIIHFLSIEDNLSWHELREFSKFLTVKGNSFTSEQLINILEIAIERDKPNNNKYEGLIESSSKSLHKFYPNIKISKKHIIKRAIGNISGCSKWNYVSYLLLISDEQCKNILNKEVEDVLDEKFDVNFYDHLIRKKLYDYKRKDYFKRLVEDVSNSKEIGFKNEFKGNNPVFDGYRFYNFIILLNILNINKESELLNVFANISEYEKWLLNPEKYNYSNFDAKWILASDNKFILGSLSGIEDIVNAVEIELKKEFNPILSEIYYKYLL; translated from the coding sequence ATGCAACCATTATTTACTGAAAATTTTCTTTCTCACTACCTAATAGATTTTAAGTTATCGAATGTACCAAAAATAAGATTAGCAAGAAATATTATCGAAGGTTTAATTTTAGAACTTAAATCAGGTAAACTTGAAAGCCTAAAGGAGGAAGAGTTTAAAACACGATTTTTAAATGAATTCTTTGGGGATGTTTTAGGATTCAATTATGGTAATTCTAATTTTTGGACTTTAAGTGAAGAAGTTAAAACTAAAGTTGATGGAACTAAAGTTGATGGAGCATTGGGTTTCTTTGGTAAGAACAAAAAGAGTAGTGATGTAAGAGCAGTAATAGAAATAAAAGATGCTAATAAGAATCTTGATGTAAAGCAAAATAGAAAAGATTCAAAATCAGCTGTTAGTCAAGCATTTGAATATGCTTCAAAAATGGGAGGGCAATGCAAATGGATAATAGTCTCTAATTTTAAAGAGGTACGTTTTTATTCAAATTTTCAAGGAAAGTACCAAGTGTTTTTTCTCGAAGATTTATCAGATGAAAACAAATTAAAAGAATTATTGTTTCTCTTCCATAAAGACAGGTTTATTAAAAAAGATAATATTTCGAGTACTGAACAGCTATATAAAATAAGTAGTTTAGAATTAAAAGAGAATGAGAAGTCGATACATATAGTTGATGAAATATATTCATCGTTGAAGAGGTTTGAAGGATTAAAATATATTGACCCTAATTATTTGGCGACAATAAAGCCTTTTAATATTTTAAATGAACATGTTTGGCATTATTCCGATAATAAGCTGCTTACAATTAACCCTAAAATTCATGCTTTATTCAAGCATTTAGACTTTGAGGATGGAAAAATTAAAATTTCAGATGAATTAAAGAAAGAATTAGAGAATGAAAAGGTTATTGAGTATGAAGATAAAATATATTCTTTTATAAGGTTTCTTAACCATTCTCAGATAATCGAAATCAGTTGTATAGAAGATTACAATAAAGTTATATTGAGAAGGTCTCATGTTTTAGGCTTTTCTCATAAACACTTTTTTAGACTTTCTGATAAAGATGGCTTTACTAAAAGCATAGATATTTTAAAGTATAAATCTTGTGATTGTATTTCTTGTAACTTTAAGAGTTTTGATTTTAAACATTTATTGAGTAAACTTAAAATTGCTCAAAATAAGGATGAATGTATTACTTTAGAATATGCTTATGGTAATTATCTAGTTTCTGCAAATAACTACAAAAATGCTTATAATATATATAAGAGTTTATGTGAAAAAATAAAAGGGAAAGAAGGGTGTGAGATAGAATATTTTTTGGCTAAACTAAATATGAAATATTTGCATAATTTGGTATGGGAGGACAAGAAATTAAAAGATAGTATTGAAATTAAAGAAGAAATTAGAAGTATTGATTTAAATAGAATTCTTTATGAAGAAATAGAGTATAGCATAAATTATGATGTTAGAAATTATCTTTTAAAAATCAAAGATGAAAACCTTTTACTTTCAGTTAAAGATAAAGTAGAAGAATTAGTAGATAAAATAGCCAATTTAAGAAAGCATTACGATAATGGCAATGATGGATATATGGGCTCAAATTATTTTCACGATTTAGCAAGTGAATATTATAACCTTCAATTACATTTAAATAAAAACAGGATTATTTATAATGTATTCTATAAGTATAAATTATTAACAGCGAAAGTATTTAAAGGTCTTATAGATAGTTACTTAACAAAAGGCAATGGTTTGAGCTCTTTTAATTCATTTTACTTGCTTGAATTTATTACAAATATTAACCCTACTGAATTTCAAAAATTACTTTCAAAAGTTGATTTTTTAGACGTTAATGAAGGGTGTGATAAAAAGATAATTAGCAGTATTACTAATCTACTAAAATCTTATTTTGAAGACGGTCTCTTTGCTAATTCTCCTTATAAAAATAGAATACTTGAAGAATACTTAATTGATTTACAGTTTAGTGATCGATATATAAGTTTAGTAGCAAATTCATTTACATTGCTTTCAAAAATTACTATTTCTAAGTCGTTATTTGAACCTTTATCTAAAGTGATTATACACTTTTTAAGTATTGAAGATAATTTGTCTTGGCATGAATTAAGAGAATTTAGTAAGTTCCTTACTGTAAAAGGTAATTCTTTTACTTCGGAACAATTAATTAATATTTTGGAAATTGCTATTGAAAGAGATAAGCCCAATAATAATAAATACGAAGGCTTAATTGAAAGCTCATCAAAATCATTACATAAGTTTTACCCAAATATTAAAATAAGCAAAAAACATATAATAAAAAGAGCGATTGGAAATATAAGTGGCTGTTCTAAATGGAACTATGTTTCATATTTATTGTTAATAAGTGATGAGCAATGCAAAAATATTCTCAATAAAGAGGTTGAAGATGTTTTAGATGAGAAATTTGATGTTAATTTTTATGATCACTTAATTAGGAAGAAACTTTATGATTATAAAAGGAAAGATTATTTTAAAAGGCTTGTAGAAGATGTTAGTAATTCTAAGGAGATAGGCTTCAAGAATGAATTTAAAGGAAATAATCCTGTTTTTGATGGCTATCGTTTCTATAATTTCATTATTCTCTTAAACATTTTAAATATTAATAAAGAATCAGAGTTATTAAACGTTTTTGCCAATATTTCTGAATATGAAAAGTGGTTGCTAAATCCTGAAAAATATAACTATTCTAATTTTGATGCTAAATGGATTTTAGCTTCTGATAATAAATTTATATTGGGTAGCCTTAGCGGAATTGAAGATATAGTTAATGCAGTAGAGATTGAGTTGAAAAAAGAGTTTAATCCTATTCTTTCAGAAATCTATTATAAATACTTATTATAA